In one Silene latifolia isolate original U9 population chromosome 10, ASM4854445v1, whole genome shotgun sequence genomic region, the following are encoded:
- the LOC141606730 gene encoding E3 ubiquitin ligase BIG BROTHER-related-like codes for MMASQPWLNQNFPPEVEENLADLFPDLSVEEALQHQESLYQSLKISCVNLTATSSDNEPRSSRGHSWGESSQSGSGDYDLALDEALARSLQEVDFDDEVEHVAISEPVHISSRNTEHAAGGTSVSAAEEDEVDPDQMTYEELQSLGESIGRENKGLSEREISSLPCFKYKVGLFSKRLDIAPCVICIAAFKNKDHVTTLPCAHKYHSDCIHSWLKLNKNCPICQKEIIFS; via the exons ATGATGGCGAGCCAGCCGTGGCTAAACCAAAATTTCCCACCAGAGGTTGAAGAAAATTTGGCAGATTTGTTCCCTGATCTTTCTGTTGAGGAAGCTCTTCAGCATCAG GAAAGTCTCTATCAATCACTGAAGATAAGCTGTGTCAACCTAACAGCTACATCTTCTGATAATGAACCTCGTAGCAGCCGAGGACACTCATGGGGAGAATCTTCACAGTCTGGTAGTGGTGACTATGATTTAGCTTTGGATGAAGCTTTGGCTAGATCTCTTCAAGAGGTAGACTTTGATGATGAAGTTGAGCATGTTGCTATTTCTGAACCAGTGCATATTTCTTCCA GAAATACTGAACATGCTGCTGGGGGTACATCTGTCTCG GCAGCAGAGGAAGATGAAGTTGATCCAGATCAAATGACTTATGAG GAACTGCAATCCTTAGGGGAGTCCATTGGCAGGGAAAACAAAGGATTGTCCGAGAGGGAGATATCAAGTTTGCCATGTTTCAAATATAAAGTTGGATTATTCTCAAAGAGACTAGATATTGCACC TTGTGTGATCTGCATAGCGGCATTCAAGAACAAGGACCACGTGACTACTTTGCCTTGTGCACATAAATATCATTCAGACTGTATACACTCTTGGCTGAAGCTAAATAAG AATTGCCCAATCTGCCAAAAGGAGATTATATTCTCATGA